CAGGTATAAAAACCCTCACAAATTATTGAAGGTATTAAAATAAACCCAGCTAGTAggaacccaggaaattcagagttaaggttaaccTTAACAGCAGCCCAAACACTGAAAGGCATAGAGATAGAGTGATGGAACCcgaacaaccttaactctgctccccaaaacaaaaccagccTCCCGTCTGTCCTGCTTTGTTCCTTTCATACCTGCTTTCTAAGGTGTATTTGTAAGGTACCTGAGCTGTGTCCTCAGGCTGCATGCAGGATGGTGcttagttttgaaaatctcattgttACCCAGCATGACCATGGTTCTCTTTTGATCACTCACTGTCCATGGCGGCTGCACTGAGCCTAGAGGGCAGCAGCACTGGCCCAGATATTTCAAAGGCCCTGTGTCTGGTGCAACCATCACATCCAGAGAAGAGAGAGCAGCTCAGGGAGCCCTAATACAGCAGCCTCAAAGTCATCGGTGTCCGTGTTATTATGCTGGCAGGGCAGCTTGCTAATGGGAGCTGTAATTAACAGAACCCCATCTGTCTTGCTGATTGCCCCGCCAAGGCGAGGTGTCTGTCCGCAATAGAAATACTGAGCTGGAAgcaaggccggctctaggtttcttgccgccccaagcaaaaaaatttttggctgcccccccaatccagccctgagctctcccctgctctctcctgctgccccagccctgggctctttcccCCCCCAACCGCACCCCCTGCTGTctcagccctgggtcactggtaactcgctcccagggcgggtcattcagcaggaattttggatgtgcacagaacacaggcaggattggttcccatatggttacagaactgcagtaaagtggaacaattttcagcttgtgtgattggagggtatctggatgcatattataagactgtcctacataaatgaggaaaagttgaggtgcctttattattcttttgttccattctttgtttctatgggaaatttgccaatgcaatatcactgtcttccttttaaacaaataaaataaaaaaataatataataataataataatagagatatcccatctcctagaactggaagggaccttgaaaggtcattgagtccagccccctgccttcactagcaggaccaagtactgatttttgccccagattcccaagtggccccctcaaggattgaactcacaaccctgggtttagcaggccaatgctcaaaccactgagctatccctcccccccatataaaataaaaataaaaataaaaaataaaaaatggcaatggctgttgaaaatagcaattccactcctaataaccactgggaagcatttcttgctcaattttatcctactttttctacagcaagttacagtggatcagtatatttgatctgggagaaatgaagtaacagctgcccaaattgagcttgagcactcctgacttttgaggtgttcaaatctggaaggcaggtgctagattccctttctgaatattagctaaatctggaaaggaaaagtcaatttctgcttccatggctcagaagtggaaatcctcctacattcctgttactgtatctaaagctgcccaggtcctctagtagagcctcccctcccttacttttcattttaaattctagtgggatccacgtacctcccttgctagtcTTCAGAGAGataggtgcactgtccatttagtccacccaattctttctttgggggctgcaaggtgaggtcacaccagtatccctaatccagtctggggatgtcttctgaaggggatatctgggccaaagcttTCTACTCCTTGGACATACTTGTTCCCCGTTCTACGGTTACCTACCATAGATCTGTATTTTCACGGACATGTATGGCTTTTTGGGttttaaatagccatccgggaggaattAGTAAAACTCTCAAAAGTTTTGTAGAACTCCCTCCCAATGCGCAGCGCAGCGCAGCTGACAGGGCGGCCTGGACGGATTGAGCCGCTCGCATtggggcctccagcagccaggcctcctcctctgctccccccctctcctcccctgcagcctcagcgcgCCATGACGgcaggttggagaaggggcatggGATTCCGGGGGGCaatcaagggacagggagcaggggggttggatgggtcgggggttcaaggggggcctgtcagggggcggaaGTATGgagaggggtcggggcagtcaagggacagggagcagaggaggtTGGATGggccaggggttctgggggggcctgtcaggggatgggggtgtggataggagtcagggaagtcaggggacaggtagggggtggggtactaggggggcagttagggtgggggtctcaggaggggacaaggagaaggaaggcttagatagggggtggagttccagggggcggttaggggcaggggttctgggagggggcgatcagaggacaaggagccgggaggggggttggatgggttgggggtgctgttgggggccatcagggggcaggaggtgggagggagtggatagaGGGTGGGGTTACCCAcccagtggagtgtcctcttttttgaatgttaaagtaTGATAACCCTACCGTTCATAGTCCCATCCCATTCTAGCAGTGatctctccattcacagcaagctgcagcatgaagtCTCaactacctcactccctccctctccctttcctgttgatagcttccaagggaatgctgggaaatgtagttctttccctgctccagggctggctctataggcaggagctaaccaaggaactacaacttccagggccccctgttggttctcagctcccatggtggatccctgccgcccctgcaaatgtgccgcccaaagcatgtgcttgctttgctgttctTACAACTCTTCATTCTCCTCTGTTTTCACTCCACTTAAGCCCCACATTGCACTGCTCTCTTCACATCCTTCTCACACTTGCTCTGCACCTTCTTCTATCCAGTCCTTAAGGCTTAGAACTTCCGCACTCATTTGCTCTGCTGCTTGCCAGAGTCCCCCCTGGAAATAACCACATGGCTTCCAGGAGGCCAGTAAGGCCTTACTGTCTGTAGGAGGTTGTAAACCCCTCATTCCCTCTGACATGCTAATGCATTTCTCAAATATAGAGCTAATCAGCTGTGTGCCAGCATTGCCACTCCAGCTGAGTGTGCGCTCTGGGACAGGGCTCTTCTCtttataagaactaggggtcacccaaggagatgaatgggcagcaggcttaaaacaaatagaaggaagtatttcttcacacaacacacagtcaacctgtggaactccttgccagaggatgttgtgaaggccaagactatatcagggttcaaaaaagaactagataaatttatggaagataggtcaatcaatggttgttagccaagatgggcagggatatgtctctagcctttgtttgccagaagctgggaatgggtgacaggggatggatcacttgatgattccctgttctgttcattccttctgggatacctggcactggccactgtcagaagacaggatattgacctagctggacctctggtctgaccccgtatgaccgttcttatgttatgttcttatttcCTTGTCTGTCATGAGCTGGGTGCGACTGGTGGCATTATCGACATTGTGACTAGCGATGGGTTGAGTGGATTTTTATGGGGTTTTGCTGATTTTTCACATGAGGAGAAACGTGAATGAACATTGCAGAGGAAATCCAATATTATGGCAGTTATGCTGCATGGTGTTAATGGCACAGCTTTGACAGGAGCGATGCCAGGGGTTTTGCCGCCTTacgcggcagcgctcctcctcagagcatccGGCGGGACCAGGAGCGAGTGAAGAACCCGCTGCTGAAGAGCCCCGAAGACATGGAgaggaaggacccccgctgccgaattgccactgagaatggcaaaatgctgcccccccaaatcctgccaccttaggcgaccgcctagggttgcctagtggaagcgccggccctgtctgcaggcaaTCACATACCTCAGAGCTCAAGTGGATGGGTGTGCTAGCCATCCTCACTTCAGGCTAAATGGAAGAAGCAATTAAGCTCATTTATGGCGTAGCGTAGCTGAAATAACAGAAGCCACCATCCAAGGCACTGGACCATATGGAAGGCCTGAGCAAGAACTAAGGGTAAATAAGAGGAGTTTCTTTGGGGACTGATTTAAAATGCAGTGATGGAACACTGATTGGTTGCCTCTGTGAGGGTCAGAGGTGGAAAGTAACAAGAAATCCCAGAGAAGCAGCTATGTGGATAGCCCtgagcaggagcagagacagagCTTCTGGAGCTACAGGGCTGTCTGGAGAAGCAGGCTCGGCAACTGTCAACAAGGAAACTGCCTAATGCTGTTTGttcctgctgtgttcaggaaAACAGGGCTCTGTGTGCGTGTGCTTTGTAAATGAGCAGAATTGCCCAGAGCAATACCTGACTCTATCATAAATTTCCCCTAATGGAAACAGCCTAGTGAGGCCCCACCCTGCACCAATATTTGCTAACATATGGGGACAAGGGGCAGAATCACAAAGGGCCTAAAATGTAGTGTGTAGGCAGCAGTTTGCTAATGTTGATCTGCATCTTTGGACCTATATTATGTcatatcctcctcccctctcccccctccccgtaAAGTTCATTCATGTTTCTCCTAAGGACAAacttagttattaaaaaaaacattaaaacctAGAAGAATCAGCTAATTCTTCACTTAAAGCCTCACTGAAATCTGTCACTTGTGTAACACAGCCAGACACAGGCATTGCACACTTTGCTCTCGTGTCACACGCACAGCTGGTTCCTGTCAGGCATGGGCAGGTGTGAAGGTTGAGAGGTTCATAGGGGTCTTTGTAGGTAAATTCTGCAGCTCTGGATTAACAAGTGCAGTTTCACTGTCTAGTTCTGCTAACAGGCCAATAAGTGCACTGCACCCTCTTTACTGAGTCACGGCACTTTCACACTGCGGGGACTCACTCCAGCATTGCCTCAGCTGTGTTGAGCTTGGGGAAGGCGAGGCAGCCTTTGCCAGGTCTGGCTTGGGCACTAGTGGGCACGATTGGCCATGTTGGGTTATTGTATGGGAGAAGAGTTGGTGGCAGAATGCACTGCTGGATTGCTCCCCCtcctagcacaggtataaatgacaacACACAGGTGAATCAGCCCCTTGCTGAGGTGACCCATCCTTCTTGCCAAGGAGGCCAGCATCACCTGCCCTCTGTTCCAGCCTACCTAGATTCTGCAGCCGGGCACTGCCCTGCAGTAGCTCAGcacccccagctctctccccagctccatGGTTTTGTTTGGACACCTGTTATACCATCGGCTCCTACTCAGAGACTAGAAGGcatcccctgctcccccaccacCTGCTGTGCTTTGGCACCCACTCAGCCGAGGTGATTGGGGTCTCTGTGCTGGACAGGCACCAGGGCGGCTGGAGAGGGCTGTTGGTGGCTCCCGGCTCACCCAGCTTTCCCTGTGAGTGAAGGAGATCAGTACCACCCCCTTGCACTCCTGAGTGGTCCAGGGCAGCTGGCTGACCCAGCCCTGTGACTGGGATATCAGGCTCCATCAAGTCTGGCTTCAGCTCTCGTTTCAATTGCAGCTACTAATGACTAAGGAAAGGCCATGGTTATTTCTCTGCTTGACAGAGCAGATTGGGCTTGGCTTTTCCCTAGGTGTGGTAGCTTCCTGTAACAATGGGGGCCCAGGAGTGTGTGCCACTGGGCCTGCCACCATAGCAGCCCAAATCCTGGGCCGTGCCACTTGTTAGCTCATCTGAAGGGTGCTGAGCATGCCTGCACCACCCTGGGGAGCTCTGAGTTTCCAGGGCTGCCTCTGTCTCCTTTGTGTCCCAGGGAGCTGGCTGTGTGTATGCAGAGCTGGAGTTGCTATGTGAGGAGGGAGGGACTGAACTGACCCTGGCTCAGCAAAAGTTAGAGCTCAATGTCAGTTACTAAGCGAAGGAACTCACAACAGTCTGGCTATGCAGCAGAGCAGTGCTTGCCTTTAGCCCCTCAGATCGACTGGCTGGGCAGAGGAGGGAACCCAAGCCTGGGGCCTCAGCCCAGGCCATGCAGCAACAAGCATTGAGATGGGCTGAGAAgcaggaaaagcttcactcaCTGCTGGTGGCTCTGATAAAACTTACTCAACTCTGCTGCCCTGGCAAGTGCCGCTCGGGTTAaacagctctgggctgctggggcTGTGGCTAGACTCTGGCTATGGACTGGGGTCCCAGCCCTTCCAACCAGAAGGAGCTGCAGGCCCCTCAGCAGTCCATTCCTGAGTGCCCCATCTGCTATGGCCCCTACGACAACATCTTCCAGaggcccctgctcctcccttgcGCTCACACCTTCTGCCTGGAATGCCTGTCGAGGATCTGTGTCTTCGTGAAACAAGCCCAGACCTTCCCCTGCCCTCTCTGCAGAGCACAAGTGCATGTCCCCGACGGAGGGATCCCCAAACTCCCGCCCAATATGGATGTTGTGACCCAGTTCCCTCCATGGCTGCAGACTCTGCAGGAGGTCTGGCTAGATGGACACAGACTGTGCTGGATCAAACAGCCGTCTTTGTCCTGTCAAGTGAGTGCTGGTGAAGAAGCCCTTGAGATGCTGGTTACAGTGGAGTTATTATACAACCCAGCCCCTTGGGACGTCAGTAGAAGAGATCTGATAGGTATCCACCATCCCTCCCGCTTGTCCATGTGCAGGGGGCTATGCCAGCTCCTATGGGAGCGTCGCCTGGCTGTGTTCTGGATTGCTATCCTGCTGCTGGTATTGATCGTTTTACCCATCATTTTTATACCTGATTCCCACATGACCAGGACTCCAGAAGGTCAGCACCAGGTGGGGACCTTTCCGACAGCCGATGCTCCAAGCAGCAGTCTGAGCAGGTCACAGAGCTTCTAGCAACTTGCCATCCTCTGCTTGTGTGTAACACAGTGCACCTACTGCTTTACTTCACTTGCCCAGGAGAGCCAGAGGGGGGCCGATGGATAGCTTGgtgatggggagctgctggggctggaccATAACTTTTGCCCCAGCCTCGAGAGGCCTGGCCTCAGCTGCTGTGTTGTTCTGAAGCTGCTCGGGCCCAGCTTGGGAAGGTTTCCAAGGCCAAAGACAAATTCAGGCCTCACGTCAATCAGCCTGATGCTAATGAAGCCAGCGGAGTTGCACTTGCTTATACTGGGGCTGAGCTTGGCTCCAAACGTGTTTCTGCACTGTGATAACTGTCGCCCCTTTGCCTTGGTACATGCAGATCAGCTCAAGTCCAGGGGAAGAGACACAGTCCAGGAATGTTTAACATTGAGGGACGGAATGGAGAGGTAAATACACTCGGCATAAAGTGCCCTTTGCAGCAGCCAAATGCAACAGATGCAGACTGTCATTGGAGGGCACAGAGGGTGATGCCACCCAGCTGCCCGGTCCCTGAGTTTGCCCTTGCCACATGACAAGGAGCTGCAACAACTTGCTCCTAAAATGCCAGATGAGAGGACATGAGCATGGTGACTTTccatgtggggtggggtgggggtggggatggaggttATGCAGCAGATGCCAACCTCGCCTCCCTCCAAAATATGCAATAACTGCTTCTATTTGACTGAGGCAACCAGTGCCAAAAGCAAGACAGAGGGGCAGATGcaggtgggagctgctggaagatgGCTACAGTAGAGAGGGTAAAAGGTAGATGATGTgcatgtgtaaggggactgttgcccccttactaacattcagtgggggtgttttggttggctagctcccagcactaaaaggggaaatcaggagcctgagacggacagtccccaggaacaatggggagaggccaatgctccagatcagcctgattgacagggcgggcagctaatcagAGAATCAGGAGGCAGGGAGGTCCCATCCTCTgtgtgaactggaattgcctgggtcagacagagtgggccTGAGCTAAgcggctgggagcagagctgcagccccaaagccagagcacagcccagagagagcagagctgccctgggagcagagctgcagcaaccagagccagacaagcagcccagggagctgaaggcagagcagcagcagcagccgtgctgtggccgagtggggctggggctggggctggagccgtccggagctgggtgtggggagcagctggggagtgcgagggggaccctgggcagtgggcccagcacaaggagacgcctcagccaagaggctctgcaggccagacttggagggggaccataaccccgaccgggcaggggcgacgctgggaagaagggtcctgccacctagagcctgagagcgtgtggccaccgccagagcaagtgtccaacccgcagcgtctctgcagcacagccggggcctgagaaggagcctgggacctacaaggaacagcctgtgacctgctctgacgttccagagacagtttgtgatgttccctgccacagagtggggtgatgtgttttcctttaacctttcccatttgtccttattcttttttaaaattaattgttaattaaacaacttgtatttgctttaaattgtatgaaatgatcagtgggtcagggaggtgcccagtgcagagagagtaccccggagcggggacaccctagcccctgttctgggtgaccacagcagggttgagggtcgagccccccaggaatcctgggcccagccttgttggggtttacgaggactctgccagacaggagagtggaaggggagtcctcaagggcagggaggacTCTGGGTAAagaaagtgggagcgaggactcagatcctttcgctagcccacttcaccggggtagtgcagaagccaggaaagttccccacaatagcgggaccattcccccgcttacaaaTGGCTAAAGtagaggactgggagtcaggactcctgggttctggtttTGGCTCTTCCATAGGCTGCCTGTGTGAACTGGGGCAAgtcactgctgctgcctgcctcagtttctccatttgtaaaatgggataattaCATCTGCTTCCTTGTGGGATACGAGGGTTCATTAATGGTTCAATGGTACTGGTCCATTAttaaatggaaatggtagaattctcAATGATAATACAGAAAAcgcagaagtattcaataaatatttttattatgtatttgggggaaatgatGATGTAGGCATGTCATATGATGTtgacattctttccattccacttgtATTTCTAGAGGATATTAAACAGCTGCTACTGATCCAGATACTGTTCATCCAACAGTTTGGAAAAaaactggctgaggagctctctggaccattaatgttgattttcaataagtcctgAAACACTGGTTTTAGAGGACTGGAGGAAAgcgaatgttgtgccaatattttaaaagggtaaatcgGCCACCACGTAATTATAGGTTTATcaatctgacattgatcccaggcaaaaaTAATGAAGCTGCTGATATAGGACTCGATTAATACAGAATTAAAGGAGTGCAAATCAAggtggatttatggaaaatagataccATCACACTAAACAGATACTTTTTTTGGCtgagattacaagttttgttGCTAACGGAAATAATTTTGATGTAATATTCTTAAACGtctctaaggcatttgactggatactgcacaacatttttattaaaaaactagaacagtaTAAAATTAGCTTtgcacacattacatggattaaaaactggcaaaATGTAATTGTGAATGGGGAAGCATCATCAAAcagatgtgtttccagtggggtcccgcagggatcacttcttggccctatgctgttTAACgtttttatcagtgatctggaagaaacCATGAAGTTATCACTGGTAAATTTTGCAGATGCCACAAAAAGGGGGGAATAATGAGGAGGACCAGTTACTGATTCAGGGCACTCTGGATCGCTTGGCAAACTGGGCACAAGTGAACAATATGTGCTTTTAATACGGATAAATGTGAAGTTTCTGTGAGCTTTACACACAGGCAGAGCCTCACTTctgctcacagcctgactttgCTAACTTTGCTGTATATTAGCGggcttgaccactactttagttcagaCCTCAGGCttcatactgggcctctgatgCAAGGCCTCATGTCTTAGGCTAGAAATAAATGTAGACCATACAGGTGACTCTACCTCAGAAGCAGtgtctctgaaaaagatttggggattgtggCGAATAAGCAGCTGAATATGAGCTGCTGGTGTGACACTGAGGCcaaaacaggggaatcttgagtaggagtagagaggttattttatttctgtatttggtactggtgagacggctgctggaatattgtatcctggtgcccacaattcaggaaggatgttgctAGATTGGGGAGTAGTGGCTCCGGAGGGTGGAGGGTGAGAGGCTGGGGGTCTCCccgcactgccctcgcctgcaggcaccgcccctgcagctcccattggccgggaacggggaagcGTGGCCAATAGGAGCTATGGAGgaagtgcctgcaggcaagggcagcatgcagcgccacctgccccttcccccccacctcccccgagccgctgccagacatgctgcccacttctggaagtggtgtggggccagggcaggcagggagcctgcattAGCCCCACTTCCCTGCCacctgggagccgcctgaggtaagcgacCCTTGgtcggagcccgcaccccgaacctcTCCCGCACGACCAAGGGtcaaggtggattctccatcactgacaatgtttaacTCAAGACTGGCtggttttctaaaagctctgctccaggGGTTATTTTGGGGTAGATCTCTGGCCTGAATCACACAAGAGATCAGCCCAGATagtcacattggtcccttctggccttggaatctaggaatctctGTGACTTGGTCTGAGATCCCTGGGTTGGCGGCCCCACAATGAGGCAGCAGAGATTCAGGAGGAGGCGAGCTGTGTGGGACTCTGATTTATGTGGGATCTGTTTTCCTTTGATGCAACGTCTCTAGCCAATGCAACAGCAGCTCTCCCCAGCAATGGCCTAGCTGACTGGTCCCACCCACAGAGCAGGGTGGAATATCGCCTGGGGTCGAGACTGcctggctgcagccagggaggtaCTGGCACCCATAGGGTTTTTGCCTGTGTGGGACCTTGTGGaagagggacatggggccagacaGGGCAGACTCTGGGAGCTGAGCAAACATGGTGAGGTCAAGGGTCACTGATTCTTAGGGCAAAATTTCATCTGTTCCTCTTcccctctgcagccagggagaggccGTGGCCCTACTACTGGGCCCCTCACCCTTTCCTTTGGGGCCATCTAGGTCTGAGTCAGTCCTGCCCTAGGACCTCTCCGCCACACCCAGCCCTGAAAGGGTCAATTCTGTacagctccctgctcccaccaGCTCAGCCAGGAGGAACTGAGTCAAGAGCTGGATTGGGAGATCCTCAGGCCAGAATAAAGTGCCCCCACTCTCGATCACAGGATTGCAGCGAGAACTCCTCCCCCGCTTTACTGTATTTGGAGCCAGGGCATCATTGCCCAAGGAGATCTTGAAGCTTTCTGAAACCTTGGAGCTTTGTGACCAACAAAAGGTCATGGCTCCCATGCCTGACATGAGATCTATACATAACAGGGGTGCTGTGTCTCAAtgggcagaagccagagaggaggcactgtggcctagtggatgaggcactggattgggactcaggtgacctgtattctagtcttggctctggcctgctgggtgaccttgagcaagtcacctaCATGCAAACAGGGGAGTCTGAGCGGGAGTTTGTGGGAGGGAGCGGTAATATAATTATTATGGTTAGGAAGGTCAAGACTGcgcctgtctcctccacctgtgatCAGACAGTGGGCTTGGCTATACTACCCGCCAGACTAGTGGGCAGCAATCGATGCACGGGatgttgatttatcatgtctagtataGAAGCAATAAATCAACCGCTgagcactctcctgttgactctggtactccaccagaacgtcGACTCCGCTTGCGCGTCTCGGGAGAATGT
The sequence above is drawn from the Trachemys scripta elegans isolate TJP31775 chromosome 17, CAS_Tse_1.0, whole genome shotgun sequence genome and encodes:
- the LOC117867188 gene encoding RING finger protein 223-like, coding for MDWGPSPSNQKELQAPQQSIPECPICYGPYDNIFQRPLLLPCAHTFCLECLSRICVFVKQAQTFPCPLCRAQVHVPDGGIPKLPPNMDVVTQFPPWLQTLQEVWLDGHRLCWIKQPSLSCQVSAGEEALEMLVTVELLYNPAPWDVSRRDLIGIHHPSRLSMCRGLCQLLWERRLAVFWIAILLLVLIVLPIIFIPDSHMTRTPEGQHQVGTFPTADAPSSSLSRSQSF